The sequence below is a genomic window from Gemmatimonadota bacterium.
GGGCAATCAACTCCCTTATGCCGACCGCATCATCTTCAACGTCATCCAGGACCCCCAGGTCATTCTGCTAAAATTCATCAACAGCGAACTCGACCTGATCGGGCGTTATACCCGCATCGACATGTTCCCCACCCTCAAAGTAAAAGAGAAAACCGGAAAATTCAATCTCCGACTCACCGGACCCAACAGAGGACCGGCCTACCACCTCAACTGGGACGCGCCCAACCCCGCATTGCGAGAAGCTTTCCGCAACAAAAACGTCCGCATCGCGTTCTCACACGCGATAAACCGCGAAGAAATTGACGAAATTGTCTTCCACGGCCTCCTCGACCCCTCGGGCTATTCCTTTGGGCCTATAAGCCCTTACTTTTCTCCAAAAGCCTATAAAAAATACGCCGAATACAACCCCGACAAAGCCAGACGCCTCCTCGACAGCGAAGGCTATATCGACACCGATGGCGATGGCATCCGCGAACTCCGAAACGGCTCACGCTTTGAACTCACCATCGACTTCGTACATCCCGGCGGCATGTTCAACGGCCAACCCGTCTCTGAACTGGTTGCAGACCACTGGCGAGCCATAGGGATCAAAGTCAACCTCAACGGGGGCCTGCGCGACATCATCGTCCCTCGCCGCTACAACTGCGAATACGATGTTCACTACTGGGGCCTCGAAGGACCCAACGCCCCCTTAACCTATCCCATTGGCTGGGCTATCCTGGCTAAAAACGTACCCTACTGGCATCAAAAAGCCTGGGACGAAGGTCCCCCCTGGCTGCGCGAAGCCACCCAATACGTCCGCCTGGCCATGACCACCGTCGATACTGCAAAACTCCGCACGTACATGACCCGCGTGCGCGACCTCCACACGGAAAACGTCCCCATCATCACCATCGGTTCCGCGTACCACGTCTGGGGAGCCAGCAGTCGCCTGGGCAATGTCCCATATCAAAACGTGGCCGACAACGCCTTTCTGGGCTGGAGTCGGCCAATATTTCACGAACAGATATTTGTGAAAAGCGGTCAGTGATTACAAAAAAGACCTCAGAAAATTTGCAGACCGGGTCGCGGCCTCATCGGGCGGCAGATCTCCGCCAAAGGCGTGATGTAGCGTCACGTAGCCGCGGTAATTGATACTGTGTAACCCATCAAAAACTTCTCGAAAATCTATCCCACCAGATTCATCGAGCGGTCGCAAAGTGGAATAAACCGTGCCCCGCACATAGGTCGTCATAGGCATATCGCCATTGGGGTCTGGAACGTGATTTTGCAAATAAACGTTAAAGAGATAGGGTGCAAAGCGTTTGAGGGTCTCGGGACCGTAGTCTTCACCGCACAGAGCCAAATTTGCAGGCTCGTAAATAATCCCAAAATTTGGTCGGCCAATACTCTGAAGCGTCTCAATCGATCCCGTCACCGTCTCAAAAAGACTCTGGGTATGAGATTGATGTGCCAGGCGTATATCTCGCTCGGCTGCCTCATCGGCTGCGCGTTGGGCGTGCGCGATATCTGCATCGGTCTTGATACAGACGCGCAGTAAATCGCAACCAAGCGCGTCTGCCAGATCGAGATGCGGAGTAATATTTCGCAAACTATCCGGTCCCTCGGCACCATTCTCGGGTATGGCAAAATCGCCGGTTGCCATTGAAACCGCGAGATTGTGCCTCTTCAAAATACGTTGCACTTCAACAATGCGTTCGGGCGGACTGTGCGTACCCACACCCGAAGCGCGCATGCAAAGTGCTTCATAACCCGCGCTTTGGGCAATCTCCGCGAGATCGGGCAAAGCGATAGTCAAATTGCGCTTATTGCGAAAACTTTCGGCCACGCGGACAGAGAGAGAAAGTTGCATTGCAATCTCCATTGGAAGTGTGAAGTAGGAAGTGTGAAGTAGGAAGTGTGAAGGGTGGCCTTCTAACTTCTAACTTCTTCCTTTTCACTTCTCTTGGTAGAAATTCAACTTGCATACGGTGAAATTTTAACTATCCTTACGGCTACACATATTTTTTACTGCGATGGAAGGCGGACGTCATGATTGAAATGCAGGTTGTGGATTTACGTCAAGATCATACGGAACAGAACGTGGTGTGGCTACAAAGTGTTGAAGGCAGTGTGATGGTACCCATTGAAATTGGTCCTGTCGAATACCGGTCTATCCGCTCAGAAATCGCAGGCAAATCTATGCCGCGACCTCTCGCGTATGATTTGATGTGCGCGATGCTGGCACATTTTGATGCCGAAGTTGAAAAAGTGCAGATTGTCGATTTAAAAGATCATATTTTTTACGCCGAACTCATCCTCTTTGCTCGAGGAGAGCAAGTGCGTTTAGACGCCCGCCCCAGTGATAGCATTGTGCTGGCACTCAAATTTGGCGCGCCCATCTATATGGATGCCAAAATCATTCAACAAGTGGGATTCAAAGTCCGCCGCACCGAATACGGTTATGAGCTTGAGCAGCTAAATCCACCCCATGAACAAGACACACCTGAAGAACCCGTCTTAGACATCGCGCAGGCAGCCGATCAGCCAGTACAGGGTGTTGATTCGCAGGGGCAAGATATGGATCCCGATGAATTGCTGGAAGTTTTGAAAGAACAGATGAATAAAGCTGTCAAGGAAGAGCGATACGAAGACGCGGGAATAATTCGAGATGAGATTGAGCGGATAGAAGAGAAAAGTAAGACGTAAGAGGACTGCCCCCCTCTCACGTCTCACTTTTTACGTCTCACCGCCTTTTAAACAGGTAGCAACACAGTGCTATGCGCTTCGACATGGCCGATATTCTCGTCGATTTCGCTGCGGTTCATCATCCCAACAGTAATCGCGTCAACCGCTGGAATATCGAGAACATAGTGAATCGCATCGCGTGCGGGCAGGTCACCGCGGCCCACGACTTTCATCCCGTAAACGCCGATATCATTGGCATCCATTTCCTCTAAGATGGGAACAACGCGTTCGGGCGGACCATCCATATTCTTCCCGGCATAGTTGATACGCGCCAGAACAACATCGACCCATGGGGTGATGGCCGCTTGCTGGAAGGCATCAATATCGTGACAGGAAACACCGTGTGCGCGAATGATGCCTTTTTGTTTTTTATCGGCAAGGACATCCATAACACCCCGATAGGA
It includes:
- a CDS encoding ABC transporter substrate-binding protein, with the protein product MNHHLPCFCLSLLFLGCLAPDPGQNTPTQSSSSAQKHIPQTRAPLKIDPAILKNRTFSEAPMFSQQVKQGKLPPVSERLPENPLVIVPIEEIGTYGGTLRRALTGDIVQTPGPNKTLNENLMGYERPFPNSIQYNLSEHFTYEDSGKVAIFKIRKGVKWSDGHPFTVDDILFWYYDMTFDDNARQNPFPPAGWMVDGKPMRFKKIDTHTLEISSPKPLGRVLHELSRALIAAPKHVLSPLHPKYNPKTDYNAFREATTRAQLLLQPGIPRISAWIPVEWIRGQRIIYERNPYYWKIDTAGNQLPYADRIIFNVIQDPQVILLKFINSELDLIGRYTRIDMFPTLKVKEKTGKFNLRLTGPNRGPAYHLNWDAPNPALREAFRNKNVRIAFSHAINREEIDEIVFHGLLDPSGYSFGPISPYFSPKAYKKYAEYNPDKARRLLDSEGYIDTDGDGIRELRNGSRFELTIDFVHPGGMFNGQPVSELVADHWRAIGIKVNLNGGLRDIIVPRRYNCEYDVHYWGLEGPNAPLTYPIGWAILAKNVPYWHQKAWDEGPPWLREATQYVRLAMTTVDTAKLRTYMTRVRDLHTENVPIITIGSAYHVWGASSRLGNVPYQNVADNAFLGWSRPIFHEQIFVKSGQ
- a CDS encoding sugar phosphate isomerase/epimerase; the protein is MEIAMQLSLSVRVAESFRNKRNLTIALPDLAEIAQSAGYEALCMRASGVGTHSPPERIVEVQRILKRHNLAVSMATGDFAIPENGAEGPDSLRNITPHLDLADALGCDLLRVCIKTDADIAHAQRAADEAAERDIRLAHQSHTQSLFETVTGSIETLQSIGRPNFGIIYEPANLALCGEDYGPETLKRFAPYLFNVYLQNHVPDPNGDMPMTTYVRGTVYSTLRPLDESGGIDFREVFDGLHSINYRGYVTLHHAFGGDLPPDEAATRSANFLRSFL
- a CDS encoding bifunctional nuclease family protein; this translates as MIEMQVVDLRQDHTEQNVVWLQSVEGSVMVPIEIGPVEYRSIRSEIAGKSMPRPLAYDLMCAMLAHFDAEVEKVQIVDLKDHIFYAELILFARGEQVRLDARPSDSIVLALKFGAPIYMDAKIIQQVGFKVRRTEYGYELEQLNPPHEQDTPEEPVLDIAQAADQPVQGVDSQGQDMDPDELLEVLKEQMNKAVKEERYEDAGIIRDEIERIEEKSKT